The following proteins are encoded in a genomic region of Halopelagius longus:
- a CDS encoding winged helix-turn-helix domain-containing protein: MSTNPLADALAPDPGSVFGVLNDDDCQRMVERMDRPMTADEICDECELPRSTVYRKLERLVEANLAEKRLHAGEAATYRLTFDRVVLAVEEEADGLALNVRVEEGAETAADQLADLWSEVRAERERR, encoded by the coding sequence ATGAGCACGAACCCACTCGCGGACGCACTCGCGCCGGACCCCGGGTCGGTGTTCGGCGTGCTGAACGACGACGACTGCCAGCGGATGGTCGAGCGGATGGACCGACCGATGACCGCCGACGAGATCTGCGACGAGTGCGAACTCCCCCGTTCGACGGTGTACCGGAAGCTCGAACGCCTCGTCGAGGCGAACCTCGCGGAGAAGCGACTCCACGCCGGCGAGGCGGCGACGTACCGACTCACCTTCGACCGGGTGGTGCTCGCAGTCGAGGAGGAGGCGGACGGACTGGCGTTGAACGTCCGCGTCGAGGAGGGCGCGGAGACGGCCGCCGACCAGTTGGCCGACCTGTGGTCCGAGGTCAGAGCGGAGCGTGAGCGACGATGA
- a CDS encoding CGCGG family putative rSAM-modified RiPP protein, with product MSDAKSDAGESHGTKETVEPVTDRVHDNSWSANLEHPVHAGDRELVVRQALDAVAHTTPGNHVNLVTHGDNGHPETYLYEELEASDHDVEWEYVERCGCGGHVTRVRVRSDGKSE from the coding sequence ATGAGCGACGCGAAATCCGACGCTGGCGAATCGCACGGGACGAAGGAAACGGTCGAACCGGTGACGGACCGCGTCCACGACAACTCGTGGTCGGCGAACCTCGAACACCCCGTCCACGCCGGCGACAGGGAACTCGTCGTGCGGCAGGCGTTGGACGCCGTCGCCCACACGACGCCGGGGAACCACGTCAACCTCGTCACGCACGGCGACAACGGCCACCCGGAGACGTACCTCTACGAGGAACTCGAAGCGAGCGACCACGACGTGGAGTGGGAGTACGTCGAACGCTGCGGGTGCGGCGGGCACGTCACCCGCGTTCGCGTCCGCTCGGACGGTAAATCGGAGTGA
- a CDS encoding helix-turn-helix domain-containing protein codes for MPRATLAITLPEQTWVSELSTANPDVTFEVLAAMPSDETGVGLVELSGSNLDTVIAEMDEDERVLSTNLLEVREDAALVQFETTEPLLLLSIREAGVPLELPIAIRDGEAELEVTASRDRLSELGAQFEAFGIPFDLRSVKQTVEMESLLTDDQRGLLETAVEEGYYDSPRRCTLTELAERVGLAKSTTSEKLHRAEGRVIKEYLDSDK; via the coding sequence ATGCCGCGAGCTACCTTAGCGATAACGTTGCCGGAGCAGACGTGGGTGTCGGAGCTCTCGACGGCGAACCCCGACGTGACGTTCGAGGTGCTCGCCGCGATGCCGTCCGACGAGACGGGCGTCGGCCTCGTCGAACTGTCGGGGTCGAACCTCGATACGGTGATAGCGGAGATGGACGAAGACGAGCGCGTCCTCTCGACGAACCTGCTCGAAGTGCGGGAGGACGCCGCGCTCGTGCAGTTCGAGACGACCGAACCGCTGTTGCTCCTCTCCATCCGCGAGGCGGGCGTCCCCCTCGAACTCCCCATCGCCATCCGCGACGGCGAGGCGGAACTGGAGGTGACGGCGTCGCGCGACAGGCTCTCCGAACTCGGCGCGCAGTTCGAAGCGTTCGGCATCCCCTTCGACCTCCGGTCCGTGAAACAGACCGTCGAGATGGAGTCGCTCCTGACGGACGACCAGCGCGGACTCCTCGAAACCGCCGTCGAGGAGGGGTACTACGACTCGCCGCGGCGCTGTACGCTGACGGAGCTCGCGGAGCGGGTCGGACTCGCGAAGTCCACGACCAGCGAGAAGCTCCACCGCGCGGAGGGGCGAGTCATCAAGGAGTATCTCGACTCCGACAAGTGA